A genomic window from Nicotiana sylvestris chromosome 11, ASM39365v2, whole genome shotgun sequence includes:
- the LOC138880849 gene encoding uncharacterized protein gives MISAPVAQPSRGREQTGRGRLRGGGQTGRGHPATAQSGGGQPAGSLARFYALLARPDTLASDAVITGIIFVCGRDASVLFDLGSTYSYVSSLFSHFLVIPSEPLGTHVHVSTHVCESVVVDRIYGSCMVTFCGFETRVDLLLLDMIDFEVILGMDWLSPYHVILDCHANTVTLVMLVSPGFSGRVPQLIHLVGLSLS, from the coding sequence ATGATTTCAGCACCAGTTGCCCAGCCATCTAGAGGTAGGGAGCAGACTGGTAGAGGTCgtcttagaggtggaggccagacagGGAGAGGTCATCCAGCTACTGCTCAGTcgggtggaggccagccagccggctCTCTAGCTAGATTCTATGCCCTTCTGGCCAGGCCAGATacattggcctcagatgccgttatcacaggtattattttcgtctgcggtagagatgcttcggtattatttgatctagggtctacctattcttatgtatcatctctgttttcTCATTTTCTGGTTATTCCTTCGGAGCCTTTGGGCACTcatgttcatgtgtccactcatGTGTGTGAATCTGTGGTTGTAGATCGGATCTACGGGTCATGTATGGTCACATTttgtggtttcgagactagagtAGATCTCTTATtacttgatatgatcgactttgaggtcatcctgggcatggattggttatccccataccacgtcatccttgattgccatgccaaTACTGTTACATTAGTAATGCTAGTGTCGCCAGGGTTtagtggaagggttccacagttgatacatctagtcgggttatctctttcctga